A region of Micromonospora chokoriensis DNA encodes the following proteins:
- a CDS encoding cysteine desulfurase-like protein, which translates to MPFDIARTRAAYPALTEGFVHFDGAGGTQTAAGVIDAVTDAMRSAVGNRSAASVPGRRSLELVAEARSAVADLLGADPAGVVLGPSATALTYTLARTLGATWRPGDEVVVSRLDHDANIRPWVQAAEAAGATVRWAEVDPGTGELPADQYADLVGERTRLVAVTAGSNAIGTVPDVPTIAKAAHAVGALVHVDGVHSVPHGPTDLASLGADVLVTSAYKWSGPHLAAMVADPARWAALRPAKLMPSSDAVPDRFEYGTPSFPLLAGVTAAVEHLAGLDPDAVGDRRARLRAGLAAAQAHEEALLDRLLAGLAQRPAITVYGSPARRCPTVSFRVAGMSPGATQEALGAAGFCLSVGNYYAYEYFQMMGLRDSGGAVRASIYHYNTADEVDRLLAELDALADGAGTMAG; encoded by the coding sequence ATGCCGTTCGACATCGCCCGCACCCGGGCCGCGTACCCCGCCCTGACCGAGGGTTTCGTCCACTTCGACGGTGCCGGTGGCACCCAGACCGCGGCGGGTGTGATCGACGCGGTCACCGACGCCATGCGGTCGGCGGTCGGCAACCGCAGCGCCGCCTCCGTACCGGGGCGCCGGTCGTTGGAGCTGGTGGCCGAGGCCCGTTCGGCGGTGGCCGACCTGCTCGGCGCCGACCCGGCCGGGGTGGTGCTCGGGCCGAGCGCGACCGCGCTGACGTACACCCTGGCCCGCACGCTCGGTGCGACCTGGCGCCCGGGTGACGAGGTGGTGGTGTCCCGGCTCGACCACGACGCGAACATCCGGCCGTGGGTGCAGGCCGCCGAGGCGGCCGGCGCGACGGTGCGCTGGGCCGAGGTCGACCCGGGCACCGGCGAGCTGCCCGCCGACCAGTACGCCGACCTGGTCGGTGAGCGGACCCGCCTGGTCGCGGTGACCGCCGGCAGCAACGCCATCGGCACCGTGCCGGACGTGCCGACCATCGCCAAGGCCGCGCACGCGGTCGGCGCGCTGGTCCACGTCGACGGAGTGCACTCGGTTCCGCACGGCCCGACCGACCTGGCCTCGCTCGGCGCGGACGTGCTGGTCACCAGCGCGTACAAGTGGTCCGGCCCGCACCTGGCGGCGATGGTGGCCGACCCGGCCCGGTGGGCGGCGCTGCGCCCGGCGAAGCTGATGCCGTCGTCGGACGCGGTGCCGGACCGGTTCGAGTACGGAACCCCGAGCTTCCCGCTGCTCGCGGGTGTGACGGCGGCGGTGGAGCACCTGGCGGGGTTGGACCCGGACGCGGTCGGGGACCGGCGGGCGCGGCTGCGGGCCGGGCTGGCCGCCGCGCAGGCGCACGAGGAGGCACTGCTGGACCGGCTGCTCGCCGGGCTGGCGCAGCGGCCGGCGATCACCGTCTACGGTTCGCCGGCGCGACGCTGCCCGACGGTGTCGTTCCGGGTCGCCGGGATGTCGCCGGGGGCCACCCAGGAGGCGTTGGGCGCCGCCGGGTTCTGCCTCTCCGTCGGCAACTACTACGCCTACGAGTACTTCCAGATGATGGGTCTGCGTGACAGCGGCGGCGCGGTGCGGGCCAGCATCTACCACTACAACACCGCCGACGAGGTGGACCGGTTGCTCGCCGAACTCGACGCGCTGGCCGACGGCGCGGGGACAATGGCCGGATGA
- a CDS encoding DUF1206 domain-containing protein, with the protein MSLTRSAQATASRTADSRWLELLARAGFIGYGIVHLLFAWLALQIAFGTSSDDGDQSGALRTLSAQPLGKFLVIAVAIGLLAMAIWQALEAAVGHRAERGKERVMERVASAGRTIVYLYFAWTAFKVFKDAGSNSADQQEALTGKLMTSSGGRWLVGLAGLVLAAIGVGLVIYGARKKFEKHLKTGEMSPKTRQLARRLGMAGYIAKGVAYGISGLLVIVAAVNYDPEKARGLDAALHTLREQSYGMFLLTLVALGIAAFGVYCFLQSRYRKV; encoded by the coding sequence ATGTCACTCACCCGTAGCGCGCAAGCCACCGCCTCCCGAACGGCGGACAGCCGGTGGCTGGAACTCCTCGCCCGGGCCGGCTTCATCGGCTACGGCATCGTCCACCTCCTCTTCGCCTGGTTGGCGTTGCAGATCGCGTTCGGCACGTCGTCCGACGACGGCGACCAGTCCGGCGCGCTGCGTACCCTCTCCGCACAGCCCCTGGGTAAGTTCCTGGTCATCGCCGTCGCCATCGGTCTGCTCGCGATGGCGATCTGGCAGGCGCTGGAGGCGGCGGTCGGCCACCGCGCCGAGCGCGGCAAGGAGCGGGTCATGGAACGGGTCGCCTCGGCGGGCCGGACCATCGTCTACCTCTACTTCGCCTGGACCGCGTTCAAGGTCTTCAAGGACGCCGGGTCGAACAGCGCCGACCAGCAGGAGGCGCTGACCGGCAAGCTGATGACCTCCAGCGGGGGCCGGTGGCTGGTCGGCCTGGCCGGTCTGGTGCTGGCCGCGATCGGCGTCGGCCTGGTCATCTACGGCGCCCGCAAGAAGTTCGAGAAGCACCTGAAGACCGGTGAGATGAGCCCGAAGACCCGCCAGTTGGCCCGCCGACTCGGCATGGCCGGATACATCGCCAAGGGCGTCGCGTACGGCATCTCCGGTCTGCTGGTCATCGTGGCGGCGGTCAACTACGACCCGGAGAAGGCCCGTGGTCTGGACGCCGCGCTGCACACGCTGCGCGAGCAGTCGTACGGCATGTTCCTGCTGACCCTGGTCGCCCTGGGCATCGCCGCCTTCGGCGTCTACTGCTTCCTCCAGTCCCGGTACCGCAAGGTCTGA
- a CDS encoding HAMP domain-containing sensor histidine kinase → MCSLVALAFLIPLGLSLREQSRDEAIADAARRSALVTGALAVSTDPAVVERAVVASAEGSDFPPVVHGLGLDESTGRAGGDDLDRARADKRSLVVDVDGGVVRLDPVVLGDRTAVVEVFLPDSSLGEGGGTWMLLFAVGAAMAGAAVLVVDRVAARAVDSTKGLVKAALSIGDGDLGVRVEPTGPRELAEAGYAFNRMADRLDAARTDERELVADLSHRLRTPLTVLRLDAEALESDDTSVGSFSPAELDRLRGIRRIRQAIVTLEGEIDVLIKTTRKAVAHEAGPAMCDVSEVVRDRMVFWAALAGDQNRPHRVNGAQLRIPAPVPRAELAAALDAVIGNVFRYTPQGTAFEVAVSRRDGYVAIRVDDAGPGIANPDRALRRGASDQGSTGLGLDIAKRVALQANGSVSIDRARLGGASVVMLLADPEATPRQVSRFGLVGRMARDARDTKATGRRWPRQRPTDE, encoded by the coding sequence ATGTGCAGTCTCGTCGCGCTCGCCTTCCTGATCCCGCTCGGGCTCAGCCTGCGGGAGCAGAGCCGGGACGAGGCGATCGCCGACGCGGCCCGGCGTAGTGCGCTGGTGACCGGCGCGCTGGCGGTCAGCACCGACCCGGCGGTCGTCGAGCGTGCCGTGGTGGCCAGCGCCGAGGGGTCCGACTTCCCGCCGGTGGTGCACGGGTTGGGGTTGGACGAGTCGACCGGTCGGGCCGGCGGCGACGACCTGGACCGGGCCCGCGCCGACAAGCGGTCGCTGGTCGTCGACGTCGACGGCGGCGTGGTGCGACTCGACCCGGTGGTCCTCGGTGACCGGACGGCGGTGGTCGAGGTGTTCCTCCCGGATTCGTCGTTGGGCGAGGGCGGCGGCACCTGGATGCTGCTGTTCGCGGTCGGCGCGGCGATGGCCGGGGCGGCGGTGCTGGTGGTCGACCGGGTGGCCGCCCGCGCGGTGGACTCGACCAAGGGTCTGGTCAAGGCCGCGCTGTCCATCGGTGACGGCGACCTGGGGGTACGGGTCGAGCCGACCGGTCCCCGTGAACTGGCCGAGGCCGGGTACGCCTTCAACCGGATGGCCGACCGCCTCGACGCGGCCCGCACCGACGAGCGGGAGTTGGTGGCCGACCTGTCGCACCGCCTGCGTACCCCGTTGACGGTGCTGCGGTTGGACGCCGAGGCGTTGGAGTCCGACGACACCAGCGTGGGTTCGTTCAGTCCGGCGGAGCTGGACCGGCTCCGCGGCATCCGACGGATCCGGCAGGCGATCGTCACCCTGGAGGGTGAGATCGACGTGCTGATCAAGACGACCCGCAAGGCGGTGGCGCACGAGGCCGGGCCGGCGATGTGCGACGTCAGCGAGGTGGTCCGGGACCGGATGGTGTTCTGGGCGGCGCTGGCCGGTGACCAGAACCGGCCGCACCGGGTCAACGGCGCGCAGTTGCGCATCCCCGCGCCGGTGCCACGGGCCGAGCTGGCCGCCGCGCTGGACGCGGTGATCGGCAACGTCTTCCGTTACACGCCGCAGGGCACCGCGTTCGAGGTGGCCGTGTCGCGGCGGGACGGCTATGTGGCGATCCGGGTCGACGACGCCGGACCCGGCATCGCCAACCCGGACCGGGCGCTGCGTCGGGGGGCCAGCGACCAGGGCTCGACCGGGCTCGGTCTGGACATCGCGAAGCGGGTGGCGTTGCAGGCCAACGGCTCGGTGAGCATCGACCGTGCCCGGCTGGGCGGGGCCAGCGTGGTGATGCTGCTGGCCGACCCGGAGGCGACGCCCCGTCAGGTCAGCCGGTTCGGTCTGGTGGGTCGGATGGCGCGGGACGCCCGGGACACGAAGGCCACCGGCCGGCGCTGGCCGCGCCAGCGCCCGACCGACGAGTGA
- a CDS encoding DUF3618 domain-containing protein, whose amino-acid sequence MTGNGTGDTEALREEIRRTRVELGETMEALAAKADVKARLKESAGQAKERMREQAAQTVARVRGQAVRGAGMARAQAHHKGELVRDKGEVVRRNPVPWAAIAAGAVATVVVLMIVRGRRR is encoded by the coding sequence ATGACCGGCAACGGGACCGGCGACACCGAGGCGCTGCGCGAGGAGATCCGTCGCACCCGGGTCGAGCTGGGCGAGACGATGGAGGCGTTGGCCGCCAAGGCCGACGTCAAGGCGCGCCTGAAGGAGTCCGCAGGGCAGGCGAAGGAGCGGATGCGCGAGCAGGCGGCGCAGACCGTCGCCCGGGTCCGCGGGCAGGCCGTGCGGGGCGCCGGGATGGCGCGGGCGCAGGCCCACCACAAGGGTGAGCTGGTGCGTGACAAGGGCGAGGTGGTACGCCGCAACCCGGTGCCGTGGGCGGCCATCGCCGCCGGTGCGGTGGCCACCGTGGTGGTGTTGATGATCGTGCGGGGGAGGCGTAGGTGA
- a CDS encoding aldo/keto reductase, whose product MEQRSFTRLGRTVGAVGLGAWQLGADWGTVSEADAMAVLTAAVDSGVTFLDTADVYGDGRSEQLIGRFLRSRPDAGLTVATKMGRRVEQRPEAYTLANFRQWTDRSRANLGMDTLDLVQLHCPPTAVFSSDEVFDGLDTLVAEKAIAGYGVSVETCDQALTAIARPGVASVQIILNAVRHKPLEQVLPTAAAAGVGIIARVPLASGLLSGRYDEHTEFPADDHRNYNRQGAAFDVGETFSGVDFAQGLAAVRRLAPLVDADRTMAQFALRWVLDQAGVTVVIPGARDADQARRNAATAALSPLTDEQLAAVREIYDELIRPQVHDRW is encoded by the coding sequence ATGGAACAGCGCAGCTTCACCCGGCTCGGCCGGACCGTCGGCGCGGTCGGCCTGGGCGCCTGGCAACTCGGCGCCGACTGGGGCACCGTCAGCGAGGCCGACGCGATGGCGGTGCTCACCGCCGCCGTGGACTCCGGAGTCACCTTCCTCGACACCGCCGACGTGTACGGCGACGGCCGCAGCGAGCAACTGATCGGCCGCTTCCTGCGCTCCCGGCCCGACGCCGGGCTCACCGTCGCCACCAAGATGGGCCGCCGCGTCGAGCAGCGACCGGAGGCGTACACCCTGGCCAACTTCCGGCAGTGGACCGACCGCTCCCGGGCCAACCTGGGAATGGACACGCTGGACCTGGTCCAGCTGCACTGCCCGCCCACCGCCGTGTTCTCCTCCGACGAGGTCTTCGACGGACTGGACACCCTGGTCGCCGAGAAGGCCATCGCCGGGTACGGGGTCAGCGTCGAGACCTGCGACCAGGCCCTCACCGCCATTGCCCGGCCGGGTGTGGCGAGCGTCCAGATCATCCTGAACGCGGTCCGCCACAAGCCGTTGGAGCAGGTCCTGCCCACCGCCGCGGCGGCCGGTGTGGGCATCATCGCCCGGGTGCCGCTGGCCAGTGGCCTGCTCTCCGGCCGCTACGACGAGCACACCGAGTTCCCCGCCGACGACCACCGCAACTACAACCGGCAGGGCGCCGCGTTCGACGTCGGCGAGACGTTCTCCGGTGTCGACTTCGCGCAGGGGCTCGCCGCCGTCCGCCGGCTCGCGCCGCTGGTCGACGCGGACCGCACGATGGCGCAGTTCGCGCTGCGGTGGGTGCTGGACCAGGCGGGCGTCACAGTGGTCATCCCCGGTGCCCGCGACGCCGACCAGGCCCGGCGCAACGCCGCGACGGCGGCCCTGTCGCCGCTGACCGACGAGCAGTTGGCAGCCGTACGCGAGATCTACGACGAACTGATCCGCCCGCAGGTGCACGACCGGTGGTGA
- a CDS encoding GNAT family N-acetyltransferase produces the protein MSTLVEDNPAKHRFEILVDDALAGFTAYLMRGEVLVFTHTEVDRGFQGRGVGGALIRGTLDEVRARGATVVPQCPFMAAFIDKHPEYADLVADLP, from the coding sequence ATGAGCACCCTGGTCGAGGACAACCCGGCGAAGCACCGCTTCGAGATCCTGGTCGACGACGCGCTGGCCGGCTTCACCGCGTACCTGATGCGCGGGGAGGTCCTGGTCTTCACTCACACCGAGGTGGACCGGGGCTTCCAGGGCAGGGGCGTGGGCGGCGCGCTGATCCGGGGCACCCTCGACGAGGTCCGCGCCCGGGGGGCCACCGTGGTGCCGCAGTGCCCCTTCATGGCGGCGTTCATCGACAAGCACCCCGAGTACGCCGACCTGGTGGCCGACCTGCCGTGA
- a CDS encoding mechanosensitive ion channel family protein, whose amino-acid sequence MQNYLETAVAALVAAAVALFLVEVVHRLTRRFGRRSQLLTELTDHAHRPFQVAGTVLAVQFAVRFSTGYAVGESWRRLLLHLLVLAVIATVAWLVAALLVVVEDTALARFRVDVPDNRHARRVRTQVVMLRRLTIAVIVILTVGVMLMTFPSVRGIGAGVLTSAGVVGVVAALAAQSLLGNVFAGLQLAFSDAVRLDDVVVVEGEWGRIEELTLSYVVVQIWDDRRLILPTSYFTTKPFQNWTRTESAVLGTAEFDVDWAVPVQTMREELRRLVEGTELWDGRVCVLQVTDATGGMVRIRALVSAADAGSLWDLRCLVREHLVTWIRDNRPTAMPRVRTELGDSTSNLPWQWVQPRRPVRRRSDTEAPDDARVFGGSDDGDARSEAFVGPEETRP is encoded by the coding sequence GTGCAGAACTATCTCGAAACGGCCGTCGCCGCGCTCGTCGCGGCGGCGGTCGCTCTCTTCCTGGTCGAGGTCGTCCACCGGCTGACCCGGCGGTTCGGCCGTCGGTCACAGCTGCTGACCGAGCTGACCGACCACGCCCACCGCCCGTTCCAGGTCGCCGGGACGGTCCTCGCCGTGCAGTTCGCCGTCCGCTTCAGCACCGGGTACGCGGTCGGCGAGAGCTGGCGTCGCCTGCTGCTGCACCTGCTCGTCCTCGCCGTCATCGCGACGGTGGCCTGGTTGGTGGCCGCGCTGCTGGTCGTCGTGGAGGACACCGCGCTGGCCCGGTTCCGGGTCGACGTGCCGGACAACCGGCACGCGCGGCGGGTCCGGACCCAGGTGGTGATGCTGCGCCGACTGACCATCGCCGTGATCGTCATCCTGACCGTCGGCGTGATGCTGATGACGTTCCCCAGCGTGCGAGGCATCGGCGCGGGTGTGCTGACCTCGGCCGGTGTGGTCGGTGTGGTGGCCGCGCTCGCCGCGCAGAGCCTGCTGGGCAACGTGTTCGCCGGCCTCCAGCTCGCCTTCAGCGACGCCGTCCGGCTCGACGACGTGGTGGTCGTCGAGGGGGAGTGGGGTCGGATCGAGGAGCTGACCCTGAGCTACGTGGTGGTGCAGATCTGGGACGACCGGCGGCTGATCCTGCCCACCTCGTACTTCACCACCAAGCCGTTCCAGAACTGGACGCGCACCGAGTCGGCGGTGCTCGGCACCGCCGAGTTCGACGTCGACTGGGCGGTGCCGGTGCAGACCATGCGTGAGGAACTGCGCCGCCTGGTCGAGGGCACCGAGCTGTGGGACGGGCGGGTGTGCGTCCTGCAGGTCACCGACGCCACCGGCGGAATGGTCCGCATTCGTGCGCTGGTCAGCGCCGCCGACGCGGGGAGCCTGTGGGATCTGCGCTGCCTGGTCCGGGAGCACCTGGTGACCTGGATCCGGGACAACCGCCCGACCGCGATGCCCCGGGTGCGCACCGAGCTGGGTGACTCCACCAGCAACCTGCCCTGGCAGTGGGTGCAGCCGAGGCGGCCGGTACGCCGCCGGTCCGACACCGAGGCGCCCGACGACGCCCGCGTCTTCGGCGGCAGCGACGACGGCGACGCCCGCAGCGAAGCCTTCGTGGGCCCCGAAGAAACCCGCCCCTGA
- a CDS encoding cold-shock protein, protein MAQGTVKWFNADKGFGFITVDGGGADVFVHFSAIQTSGYRSLEENQRVEFEIAQGQKGPQAEQVRPI, encoded by the coding sequence ATGGCTCAGGGAACCGTGAAGTGGTTCAACGCTGACAAGGGCTTCGGCTTCATCACCGTGGATGGTGGGGGTGCTGACGTGTTCGTCCACTTCTCGGCCATCCAGACCAGCGGCTACCGCTCGCTGGAGGAGAACCAGCGGGTGGAGTTCGAGATCGCTCAGGGTCAGAAGGGCCCGCAGGCCGAGCAGGTTCGTCCCATCTGA
- a CDS encoding DUF4235 domain-containing protein — protein sequence MSKSISRVAYRPVGVLLGIAAGTVAGAIFRQVWKVTAGDGEAPNATDEDRGWGEILAAAALQGAIFAVVRAAVDRGGAVGVRRMTGSWPD from the coding sequence GTGAGCAAGAGCATCAGCCGGGTCGCGTACCGGCCGGTCGGCGTGTTGTTGGGTATCGCCGCGGGCACGGTGGCCGGGGCGATCTTCCGGCAGGTCTGGAAGGTCACCGCGGGCGACGGTGAGGCGCCGAACGCGACAGACGAGGATCGCGGCTGGGGCGAGATCCTGGCTGCCGCGGCGTTGCAGGGAGCGATCTTCGCGGTCGTCCGGGCCGCCGTGGACCGGGGCGGCGCGGTCGGTGTCCGCCGGATGACCGGCTCCTGGCCGGACTGA
- a CDS encoding phage holin family protein, which translates to MADVANARTSHNGSEPSTAELVQRATEQVSRLVRDELALARAELTQKGKHAGIGIGLFGGGGALAFFGLGALVATAILLLDLVLPAWAAALIVAVACFLVAGILALVGKKQVSRAVPPVPAATVRSLRADVDTVTAAVKDRGRQ; encoded by the coding sequence ATGGCTGACGTGGCGAACGCCCGCACATCCCACAACGGGAGCGAGCCCTCCACCGCCGAGTTGGTGCAACGGGCCACCGAACAGGTCTCCCGTCTGGTGCGGGACGAACTGGCGCTGGCCCGGGCGGAGTTGACCCAGAAGGGCAAGCACGCCGGCATCGGGATCGGCCTCTTCGGAGGCGGCGGTGCGCTGGCGTTCTTCGGCCTGGGCGCGTTGGTCGCCACGGCGATCCTGCTGCTCGACCTGGTGTTGCCCGCCTGGGCCGCCGCGCTGATCGTGGCGGTGGCCTGTTTCCTGGTGGCCGGCATCCTCGCCCTGGTGGGCAAGAAGCAGGTCAGCCGTGCCGTCCCGCCCGTGCCGGCGGCGACGGTCCGCAGCCTCCGCGCCGACGTGGACACTGTCACCGCCGCGGTGAAGGACAGGGGGCGGCAATGA
- a CDS encoding response regulator transcription factor encodes MASVLLVEDDHVVRGAMLRSLTDRGHAVHAVGTALDALRRVAAETPDLVVLDLGLPDLDGSDALRMLRGITDVPIIIATARDDEQSVVKLLRAGADDYMVKPFTGAHLDARITTVLRRAGRASRTVQPAVHSVGGLRVDVGERSALLDGEPLALTRKEFDLLAYLAARPGRVVSRRELLEEVWRQPSVGEDQTIDVHLYWLRRKMGESAAKPRYLRTVRGVGFRLVAPD; translated from the coding sequence GTGGCCTCCGTGCTCCTGGTCGAAGACGATCACGTCGTACGCGGCGCGATGCTGCGGTCCCTCACCGATCGTGGGCATGCCGTGCACGCCGTGGGTACGGCGTTGGACGCGCTGCGTCGGGTCGCCGCGGAGACACCCGACCTGGTGGTACTGGACCTGGGCCTGCCCGACCTGGACGGCTCGGACGCGTTGCGGATGCTGCGGGGCATCACCGACGTCCCGATCATCATCGCCACCGCCCGCGACGACGAGCAGTCCGTGGTGAAGCTGCTCCGCGCGGGCGCGGACGACTACATGGTCAAGCCGTTCACGGGGGCGCACCTGGACGCGCGGATCACCACGGTGCTGCGCCGGGCCGGGCGGGCCAGCCGGACGGTGCAACCGGCGGTGCACAGCGTCGGTGGGCTCCGGGTGGACGTGGGCGAGCGCAGCGCCCTGCTCGACGGGGAGCCCCTGGCGCTGACCCGGAAGGAATTCGACCTGCTGGCGTATCTCGCCGCGCGACCTGGGCGGGTAGTGTCCCGCCGGGAACTCTTGGAGGAGGTATGGCGGCAGCCATCGGTCGGCGAGGACCAGACAATCGACGTACACCTGTACTGGCTTCGCAGAAAGATGGGCGAGTCCGCGGCGAAGCCGCGCTACCTGCGCACCGTGCGGGGGGTCGGATTCCGGTTGGTGGCGCCGGACTGA
- a CDS encoding trans-aconitate 2-methyltransferase yields the protein MWDPTAYLRYGDERSRPFHDLVARIPAARPRVVVDLGCGPGQLTATLAERWPTSRVLGLDSAPEMIDRATALGAPVDFAVADLRDWRPTGDEDVVVSNAALQWVPGHQELLRRWAAELPAGAWLAMQVPGNFDAPSHRALREVADRPAWRGSVAPLLRADPVDDPADYAALLTTAGCAVDAWETTYVHLLPARPAAEHPVLTWMEGTALRPVRAALDAAGWSAFRTELGVRLTAAYPVRQGQVYFPFRRVFVVAHTGDQALVADTGDHAQENP from the coding sequence GTGTGGGATCCGACGGCCTACCTGCGCTACGGCGACGAGCGGTCCCGACCCTTCCACGACCTCGTCGCACGGATCCCCGCCGCGCGACCCCGGGTCGTGGTCGACCTCGGATGCGGCCCCGGCCAGCTCACCGCCACCCTCGCCGAGCGCTGGCCGACGAGCCGGGTCCTCGGCCTGGACTCCGCACCCGAGATGATCGACCGGGCCACCGCCCTGGGCGCTCCCGTCGACTTCGCGGTCGCCGACCTGCGCGACTGGCGTCCGACCGGCGACGAGGACGTGGTCGTCAGCAACGCCGCGCTCCAGTGGGTGCCCGGCCACCAGGAGCTGCTGCGCCGCTGGGCCGCCGAGCTGCCCGCCGGCGCGTGGCTCGCCATGCAGGTCCCCGGCAACTTCGACGCTCCCTCGCACCGCGCGCTGCGCGAGGTCGCCGACCGGCCGGCCTGGCGCGGGTCTGTCGCCCCGCTGCTGCGCGCGGACCCCGTCGACGACCCGGCCGACTACGCGGCCTTGCTGACCACCGCAGGCTGCGCGGTGGACGCCTGGGAGACTACTTACGTGCACCTGCTGCCGGCTCGGCCCGCCGCCGAGCACCCGGTCCTGACCTGGATGGAGGGCACCGCGCTGCGCCCGGTCCGGGCCGCGCTGGACGCCGCCGGCTGGTCGGCCTTCCGCACCGAGCTGGGGGTACGCCTCACCGCCGCGTACCCGGTGCGGCAGGGTCAGGTGTACTTCCCGTTCCGCCGCGTCTTCGTCGTCGCCCACACCGGCGACCAGGCCCTCGTCGCCGACACCGGCGACCATGCACAGGAGAACCCGTGA
- a CDS encoding adenosine deaminase translates to MTDLTTFIAGLPKVELHVHHVGSASPRIVAELAARHEGRTPVPADPDALASYFEFRDFAHFVEVYLSVVDLIRDPEDVWILTHEVARELARQQVRYAELTITPYSHVRRGIPAPAFCEAIEDARQRALADFGLELRWCFDIPGEAGLPAAEETLRIALDERPAGLVSFGLGGPEIGVPRPQFRPYFDQARAAGLRSVPHAGETTGPQTIWDALNELGAERIGHGISAAQDPQLLTYLAERQIGMEVCPTSNVRTRAVANLDEHPLRQLVDAGLLVTINSDDPPMFGTTLNDEYAVAARLLGADREGVAGLARNAVTASFLDTAGKQRITAEIDAYRASAG, encoded by the coding sequence GTGACCGATCTGACCACCTTCATCGCCGGCCTGCCCAAGGTGGAGCTGCACGTGCACCACGTCGGCTCCGCCTCGCCCCGGATCGTCGCGGAACTGGCCGCCCGCCACGAGGGACGCACCCCGGTGCCGGCCGACCCCGACGCGCTCGCCTCCTACTTCGAGTTCCGCGACTTCGCGCACTTCGTCGAGGTGTACCTGAGCGTGGTGGACCTCATCCGCGACCCGGAGGACGTCTGGATCCTCACCCACGAGGTGGCCCGGGAGCTGGCCCGCCAACAGGTCCGGTACGCGGAGCTGACCATCACCCCGTACTCGCACGTGCGTCGGGGCATCCCCGCGCCGGCGTTCTGCGAGGCCATCGAGGACGCCCGCCAGCGCGCCCTGGCCGACTTCGGCCTGGAACTGCGCTGGTGCTTCGACATCCCCGGCGAGGCCGGCCTGCCCGCCGCCGAGGAGACGCTGCGCATCGCCCTGGACGAGCGGCCCGCCGGGCTGGTCAGCTTCGGGCTGGGTGGCCCCGAGATCGGCGTACCCCGGCCGCAGTTCCGGCCCTACTTCGACCAGGCCCGCGCGGCCGGTCTGCGCTCGGTGCCGCACGCCGGGGAGACCACCGGGCCACAGACGATCTGGGACGCGCTGAACGAGCTGGGCGCCGAGCGGATCGGGCACGGCATCTCCGCCGCCCAGGACCCGCAGCTGCTGACCTACCTGGCCGAGCGGCAGATCGGGATGGAGGTCTGCCCGACGTCCAACGTACGGACCCGGGCGGTGGCCAACCTCGACGAGCACCCGCTGCGTCAGCTCGTCGACGCCGGGCTGCTGGTCACCATCAACTCCGACGACCCGCCGATGTTCGGCACCACCCTCAACGACGAGTACGCGGTGGCGGCCCGACTCCTCGGGGCCGATCGCGAGGGCGTGGCCGGGCTGGCTCGCAACGCGGTGACCGCGTCCTTCCTCGACACCGCCGGCAAGCAGCGGATCACCGCCGAGATCGACGCGTACCGCGCCAGCGCCGGCTGA